Proteins encoded together in one Thalassotalea crassostreae window:
- a CDS encoding SGNH/GDSL hydrolase family protein produces MGIRTNIIFSVFWLLISCLLTATNSVYASAAPGSKDNTQTSAKSISLDDTNLLYRGRVTDSKKFSLTGSGLSFSISGGSIWASFTTNNKTQAALNIVIDGDDKTLILRPGSHRYLIADELPQGSHNINILKRNEAGKGSVQLTKLEINSSHHLMHTQRQQHRLLAIGDSITCGYGNEATHNDEGNTVSNQNGYQTYSAIAARALQSDLMIVCWSGRGISRNRSLKNDDVGLLPQLYHYILPNEAQQNWQPADFVADHILINLGTNDNANSKTKGKLNKDLYLDAYQSFINTLRNDHPGAHLIFAIGPMNAGEISHWLPELVEKNENSSTLIFTPFKDNSEIGGHYHPHVSKHIKMSEQLSEHIKSL; encoded by the coding sequence ATGGGCATTAGAACTAACATTATATTCAGCGTGTTTTGGTTACTTATTAGTTGTTTGTTAACGGCTACAAATAGTGTCTACGCTAGTGCAGCTCCTGGCTCTAAAGACAACACTCAAACTAGCGCAAAGTCCATTAGTTTAGATGATACAAATCTACTGTATCGCGGTCGTGTTACAGACTCAAAAAAATTCTCACTGACCGGCTCAGGACTTTCTTTTAGTATCAGCGGCGGCAGTATATGGGCAAGTTTTACTACCAACAACAAAACACAAGCTGCGCTAAATATAGTGATTGATGGCGATGACAAAACACTAATACTTCGACCTGGCAGTCATCGTTATTTAATCGCCGATGAATTGCCTCAAGGTAGCCATAATATTAATATATTGAAGCGCAATGAGGCCGGCAAAGGCAGCGTCCAACTGACCAAATTAGAAATTAATAGTTCGCACCATCTAATGCATACTCAGAGACAGCAGCATCGTTTATTAGCCATCGGCGACTCAATAACCTGTGGCTATGGTAATGAAGCAACACATAACGATGAAGGTAACACTGTGAGTAACCAAAATGGTTACCAAACTTACTCTGCGATAGCGGCAAGAGCCTTGCAAAGTGACTTAATGATTGTTTGCTGGTCGGGCAGAGGAATATCGCGAAACAGAAGCTTAAAAAATGATGATGTAGGACTACTTCCACAGTTATATCATTACATATTACCCAATGAAGCACAGCAAAATTGGCAGCCTGCTGACTTTGTTGCCGATCATATTCTAATTAATTTAGGTACCAACGATAACGCCAATTCAAAGACGAAAGGAAAGTTGAATAAAGACTTATATTTAGACGCCTATCAAAGCTTTATTAATACGCTGCGTAACGATCATCCAGGTGCACATTTAATCTTTGCCATAGGCCCTATGAATGCGGGAGAAATTTCACATTGGTTGCCTGAACTGGTAGAAAAAAATGAAAATTCAAGCACTCTTATATTTACGCCATTCAAAGATAACAGCGAGATCGGTGGTCATTATCATCCCCATGTATCCAAGCATATCAAAATGTCGGAACAATTAAGCGAGCACATAAAAAGCCTTTAA
- a CDS encoding polysaccharide deacetylase family protein encodes MKTHRIKLAFASALMCYLMASLPSTAIAQEALRHVKVKASEQKYIALTFDDGPIENVTESLLVLLDKYQAKATFFNVGKKVKSRPHLTLQIVEAGHEVANHSWSHKNFLELNAIEQHDEIDKFQQQVKLLGIEPTLFRAPFLKVDESIKQTLTSKELTLVSAKIMAKDAAKHVDIKAIVKRLSTGIESGDIILMHERKHTVEALKELLPLWQKQGFEFVTVSQLLSLSEANKANKTNKTQ; translated from the coding sequence ATGAAGACACATAGAATCAAACTAGCTTTTGCTTCAGCGCTAATGTGTTACTTAATGGCTAGTTTACCGTCTACAGCAATTGCTCAGGAAGCGTTACGTCACGTGAAAGTGAAGGCTAGTGAGCAAAAGTATATCGCTTTAACGTTTGATGACGGTCCTATTGAAAATGTCACTGAATCATTGTTGGTATTACTCGATAAATACCAAGCCAAGGCGACATTTTTTAATGTTGGAAAAAAGGTAAAGAGTCGTCCGCATCTAACATTGCAAATTGTTGAAGCCGGGCATGAGGTTGCAAATCACTCATGGTCACATAAAAATTTTTTAGAATTAAATGCCATTGAACAACATGACGAAATAGACAAGTTTCAACAGCAGGTTAAGCTGCTAGGCATTGAGCCAACTTTATTTCGAGCGCCATTTTTAAAAGTTGATGAGTCAATTAAACAAACACTAACATCCAAAGAGTTGACGCTAGTAAGCGCGAAGATCATGGCCAAAGATGCAGCCAAGCATGTTGATATTAAAGCCATTGTAAAACGATTGTCGACAGGTATTGAAAGTGGTGACATTATTTTAATGCACGAGCGAAAGCATACTGTTGAAGCGCTAAAAGAGCTTTTACCATTGTGGCAAAAGCAAGGTTTTGAATTTGTCACTGTCAGCCAGTTGTTGTCATTATCCGAAGCTAATAAAGCTAATAAAACCAATAAGACACAATGA
- a CDS encoding endo-1,4-beta-xylanase: protein MKNMRILSRLIISILLCNALFACGGGSSKPDIEQEVEQEQDENANETETETETETETEGEGEGEGEGEGTGESEGGSEKETDNGLYSVSGQVHGLYQQSLKLSVNDDELIEINNAGDFSFSTTYLDQQDILVSVSTQPDNLNCNVINATTTIDKSHVTDVIVQCSEQLKQCDKTTAEATNSLDLSGNNITGIEAIVEDVECGQQQWRKDANQRIAQHRKTAGKITLLDKNGDIVKNAKVHIELQQHQFKFGGIVQAKMWDGSEGNFSDLYRQTYLGFNFTKAGLQNGLKYKLRSGFEEITARLIPWLKSYNIPVRGHTLIWPGWGNMESTISADDAQRFGISAGSPSELSNADLKTYVDSIIKEWAAKWDVEEWDVANEVRGKFDVQENLGYQEEAHWFKLAKQHVKNPNAILFLNENRVVSDNALGDVTDKMEVFESDMLSILDNDGPLEALGFQSRFGTLVDGELLDAETMYKRLEYFDQYNLPIAATEFEMKGGAENLGIATEYERALMTERVMSVYFSKENVTDILVWTFFDKGDGKERHIVELDGSPNLRGKTWLYMVKKHWHTERHDWFNRSGELHFDGFKGTYTATVSIDGVDEEIMFEWIDASSGINLQLSNYTN from the coding sequence ATGAAAAATATGAGAATACTGAGCCGATTAATCATTAGCATTTTATTGTGTAACGCACTTTTTGCTTGTGGCGGAGGTTCTTCAAAACCGGATATAGAACAAGAAGTCGAACAAGAACAGGATGAGAATGCTAACGAAACCGAAACCGAAACCGAAACCGAAACCGAAACCGAAGGAGAAGGAGAAGGAGAAGGAGAAGGAGAAGGAACCGGTGAAAGCGAAGGCGGCAGCGAAAAAGAAACAGACAATGGGTTATATTCAGTGTCTGGCCAAGTACATGGTTTATATCAACAATCGCTCAAATTAAGCGTTAACGATGACGAATTAATTGAAATTAACAATGCCGGTGACTTTAGTTTCTCAACAACCTATTTAGATCAACAAGACATCCTTGTGTCAGTCTCTACGCAACCAGATAATCTGAACTGTAACGTAATTAATGCCACAACCACGATAGATAAAAGTCATGTTACTGATGTTATCGTTCAATGCAGCGAGCAATTAAAACAGTGCGACAAAACAACCGCAGAGGCGACTAATTCGTTGGATTTATCGGGTAACAATATTACAGGTATAGAAGCGATCGTTGAAGACGTTGAATGTGGTCAGCAACAGTGGCGCAAAGATGCTAATCAACGCATTGCACAGCACCGAAAAACGGCGGGTAAGATAACCTTATTAGATAAGAATGGTGACATTGTCAAAAATGCCAAGGTTCATATCGAACTACAGCAACACCAATTTAAATTTGGTGGTATTGTCCAAGCCAAAATGTGGGATGGCTCAGAAGGTAATTTTAGCGATCTCTACCGACAAACATATTTAGGCTTCAACTTTACTAAAGCCGGTCTGCAAAATGGATTGAAATACAAACTACGTAGCGGTTTCGAAGAAATCACTGCTCGCTTAATTCCATGGTTAAAAAGCTACAATATTCCGGTGCGAGGACACACTTTGATTTGGCCTGGTTGGGGCAATATGGAGTCTACAATTAGTGCCGATGACGCGCAACGATTTGGTATAAGTGCTGGTTCACCGAGTGAGTTATCAAATGCTGACCTTAAGACTTATGTCGATTCCATTATTAAGGAGTGGGCAGCAAAATGGGATGTTGAAGAATGGGATGTGGCGAATGAGGTACGTGGCAAATTTGATGTACAAGAAAACTTGGGTTATCAAGAAGAGGCGCATTGGTTTAAGCTAGCTAAACAACATGTTAAAAATCCTAATGCCATTTTATTCCTCAATGAGAATCGGGTCGTTTCAGATAACGCGTTGGGTGATGTTACCGATAAGATGGAAGTCTTTGAGTCAGATATGCTATCGATTTTGGACAATGATGGTCCTCTAGAGGCGCTTGGCTTTCAAAGTAGGTTTGGAACCCTTGTTGATGGCGAACTGCTTGATGCTGAAACCATGTACAAGCGTTTAGAGTATTTCGACCAATACAACTTACCGATTGCAGCAACTGAGTTTGAGATGAAAGGTGGCGCAGAGAATTTAGGCATTGCCACAGAATATGAACGGGCGTTAATGACTGAAAGAGTGATGAGTGTTTATTTCAGCAAAGAAAATGTTACAGATATTCTGGTTTGGACCTTCTTCGATAAGGGAGATGGTAAAGAGCGCCATATTGTTGAATTAGATGGTAGTCCAAATTTACGAGGAAAAACTTGGCTCTATATGGTCAAAAAACACTGGCATACTGAGCGACATGATTGGTTCAACCGCAGTGGAGAATTACACTTTGATGGTTTTAAAGGAACTTATACAGCGACGGTGTCGATAGATGGTGTTGATGAAGAAATAATGTTTGAGTGGATTGATGCCAGCTCAGGGATTAATCTACAACTATCTAACTATACAAATTAG
- a CDS encoding sulfatase, producing MSIANANDKPNFLFIAIDDLKPLTASYGRTDAITPNIEALADNGVVFQRAYSQYPVCGPSRMNLLTGLRPETNGILNLSDTIRNVNVNVVTLPQKLISEGYVTAAAGKIFDPRNVDDNYDSQSWSVDYIKVSGDVDKKTADNLAVKAIDAEENRFVDGKITNQGIALLQQFAEQEKPFFLAVGFKKPHLPFFAPKTYFDLYDANEFDLAEFQQLPTDSDASYVDSNSNELIKNYNPAVGQNYEFGNITPDQQRDLIHGYYASTSFIDAQVGLLIAALTELDLADNTVIVLWGDHGFHLGDHGLWGKHTVLEQANHIPLIINVPDSIAHHTNALIESTDIYPTILDIANIEIDEHLQGVSQLPVIKQEKLTVRNGAVSQYRRNAAMGYSLRTQNYRYTEWWNTNGSGIAYTELYDLNNDSDETVNIFDAEVDREIQQQLYNLLRDNGQGLELLQGEPKDVEPLIEEIAVEEESPVEEESPVEEESPVEEESPVEEESPVEEESPVEEESPVEEETPVEEETPVEEETPVEEETTVEEETQTEQELKGEEKSSGGSVFWFCWLTFMASCTRVLTLVKETKYMNRNIKK from the coding sequence GTGTCGATTGCAAATGCCAATGATAAACCTAACTTTCTTTTTATTGCTATCGATGATTTGAAACCGCTAACTGCTAGCTATGGCAGAACAGACGCTATAACCCCCAATATTGAGGCGCTAGCAGACAATGGTGTTGTATTTCAACGTGCCTACAGTCAATATCCGGTATGCGGTCCATCTAGAATGAATCTATTAACCGGTTTGCGACCAGAAACAAACGGCATCTTAAATTTAAGTGATACCATTCGAAATGTGAATGTTAACGTTGTCACTCTACCGCAAAAACTAATTTCAGAAGGTTATGTGACCGCTGCCGCGGGAAAAATATTTGATCCGCGAAATGTTGATGACAATTATGACAGCCAATCTTGGTCTGTTGACTATATTAAGGTTTCTGGCGATGTTGATAAAAAGACTGCTGACAACCTGGCCGTTAAAGCCATTGATGCCGAAGAAAATCGCTTTGTCGATGGCAAGATTACAAACCAAGGAATCGCCTTGTTGCAGCAGTTTGCTGAACAAGAAAAACCATTTTTCCTAGCCGTTGGCTTCAAAAAGCCACATCTGCCATTCTTTGCACCCAAAACATATTTTGACTTATACGACGCTAACGAATTTGATTTAGCAGAGTTTCAGCAACTGCCAACAGACAGTGATGCTAGCTATGTCGATAGTAATAGTAATGAGTTGATAAAAAACTATAACCCTGCGGTTGGTCAAAATTACGAATTTGGCAACATAACGCCTGACCAACAACGAGATTTGATCCACGGTTATTATGCCAGTACCAGTTTTATTGACGCGCAAGTTGGGCTGCTCATAGCCGCCTTAACTGAGCTAGATCTTGCAGACAATACTGTGATTGTTTTGTGGGGAGATCATGGGTTTCATTTAGGTGATCATGGCTTGTGGGGTAAGCATACAGTGCTAGAGCAAGCTAATCATATTCCGTTGATAATCAATGTACCGGATTCTATTGCACACCATACTAATGCACTCATTGAAAGTACCGATATTTATCCAACGATTTTAGATATTGCCAATATTGAAATTGATGAACATTTACAAGGTGTGAGTCAGTTGCCTGTTATCAAACAAGAGAAACTGACCGTTCGAAATGGCGCGGTTAGCCAATATCGACGGAATGCTGCTATGGGGTATTCATTGCGAACGCAAAATTATCGCTATACCGAATGGTGGAACACTAATGGCAGCGGAATAGCCTATACCGAATTATATGACTTAAACAATGATAGCGATGAAACCGTCAATATATTTGATGCAGAGGTTGATAGAGAAATACAACAGCAACTTTATAATTTGTTACGCGACAATGGACAGGGGTTAGAGTTATTGCAAGGTGAGCCTAAAGATGTCGAGCCCTTGATTGAAGAGATCGCCGTTGAAGAAGAATCGCCAGTCGAAGAAGAATCGCCAGTCGAAGAAGAATCGCCAGTCGAAGAAGAATCGCCAGTCGAAGAAGAATCGCCAGTCGAAGAAGAATCGCCAGTCGAAGAAGAATCGCCAGTCGAAGAAGAAACGCCAGTCGAAGAAGAAACGCCAGTCGAAGAAGAAACGCCAGTCGAAGAAGAAACGACAGTTGAAGAAGAGACACAAACCGAGCAAGAGCTTAAAGGTGAAGAAAAAAGTTCTGGTGGTAGTGTTTTTTGGTTTTGTTGGTTAACGTTTATGGCTTCGTGCACTCGAGTGTTGACGTTGGTCAAAGAGACGAAATATATGAATAGAAACATAAAAAAATAG
- a CDS encoding single-stranded DNA-binding protein codes for MTERKRPNVNPAEKKQQCHMIIAGNLVAKPEIRYRANPVVPIAEFVIASNHSWFDKKTKSFKDWTSYHKCHFEGHHVEEHFIYADKGQLVLLHGALATSRKTGKDYVQVESLSLIGKGIHTGINQLVCHATLHSEIKLVTTDGDKTLAEFEVTINEPGFVESDHHFSGQKIHRMVHLWGKPAEIFANKAVLGEQLLVEGALNYVSTNKSKQFIDAKKVIICPAK; via the coding sequence ATGACAGAACGCAAACGACCGAATGTAAACCCAGCCGAAAAGAAACAGCAATGTCATATGATTATTGCTGGTAATTTAGTTGCCAAACCTGAAATACGGTATCGAGCGAATCCTGTAGTACCAATCGCAGAGTTTGTGATTGCAAGTAATCACTCCTGGTTTGATAAAAAGACCAAGAGCTTCAAAGATTGGACCAGCTATCATAAGTGTCATTTTGAAGGGCACCATGTAGAAGAGCACTTTATCTATGCTGATAAAGGTCAGTTAGTCTTGCTACATGGTGCATTAGCGACAAGTCGTAAAACCGGTAAAGATTATGTTCAGGTAGAGTCACTTTCTTTAATCGGTAAAGGCATCCATACCGGAATAAATCAACTTGTTTGCCATGCCACATTGCATTCAGAAATTAAATTGGTTACCACCGACGGTGATAAAACTTTGGCAGAGTTTGAAGTGACAATTAATGAACCTGGTTTTGTTGAATCTGATCATCATTTTAGTGGCCAGAAAATTCATCGAATGGTGCATCTATGGGGCAAACCGGCTGAGATTTTTGCCAACAAGGCGGTTCTTGGTGAACAACTTCTAGTTGAAGGTGCATTAAATTACGTCAGTACCAATAAGTCTAAGCAATTTATCGATGCCAAGAAAGTCATCATTTGCCCAGCCAAATAA
- a CDS encoding TVP38/TMEM64 family protein: MASRFLRFYDKHQKSIKFLLMFLLFSVILALFFNYSGLFSFINKEWVDQQQMATEQSGIYHYLIVVSLAMAVGLPRQVAAFIGGYAFAFVLGTLLSTLAAFLGCCISYTVARFIARPLIMKKYSDKVSIINKFLQHHTFEKAFIIRLIPAGNNFLLNLAAGVAKIKPLPFIGGSYLGYFPQMAIFALAGSGVQDMSIWQIVASIALSLIAVALSYRLYAKYQAELK; encoded by the coding sequence ATGGCCAGCCGATTTCTTCGTTTTTATGATAAACATCAGAAAAGCATTAAATTTTTACTAATGTTTTTGTTGTTTAGTGTCATTTTGGCGCTGTTTTTTAATTACTCTGGACTATTCTCTTTTATAAATAAAGAATGGGTAGATCAACAGCAAATGGCGACCGAGCAAAGTGGAATTTATCACTATCTAATAGTCGTTTCTCTCGCTATGGCCGTGGGGTTGCCAAGACAAGTAGCAGCGTTTATCGGTGGTTATGCATTTGCTTTTGTCTTGGGCACTTTGCTGTCCACCTTAGCAGCGTTTTTAGGATGCTGCATCAGCTATACTGTTGCTCGGTTTATTGCTCGCCCGCTAATTATGAAAAAATACTCCGATAAAGTATCTATCATCAACAAATTCTTGCAACATCATACCTTCGAAAAAGCGTTCATTATTCGCTTGATACCCGCAGGGAACAACTTTTTGCTCAACTTGGCTGCCGGCGTGGCCAAGATAAAGCCGCTACCATTTATTGGCGGATCATATTTAGGTTACTTTCCACAAATGGCAATATTCGCATTGGCGGGCAGCGGAGTTCAAGATATGTCGATATGGCAAATTGTGGCAAGCATCGCACTAAGCCTAATCGCCGTGGCATTGAGTTATCGTTTATACGCCAAATATCAGGCAGAGCTTAAGTAA
- a CDS encoding peptidase domain-containing ABC transporter, with protein MMQEKERIPLNFSLFKSVPIIYQTQMSECGLASLAMIASYYGHTIDLVSIGKRFNAAQRGMNLQQMMDVANQLNLACRPLQCPLNEIYKLSLPCILHWDMNHFVVLTKIIGDGPNSKIIIHDPAKGQCRLSRQEFSEHFTGICLELTPTSSFKRQKRRSSFKFYQLWSHITGIKSGLLKLILLSIVLQGLALLSPYYMQWVIDEVVVSYDRSLLLVLAIGFGFIVIVSSVTKALRSWLTLRLSSQLNMQMGINVVNHLLRLPMQYFESRHVGDVVSRFGSLAQIRERIANGLVETFMDGVMSIAVLVVLFLYSVKLTCVVIVAMMVYLLLRLAIFTPFKQATATAIESSAKEQSNFLESIRGIQTIKLFANESQRQSLWQNRYSEVINAHIRVGRLSISFEFIKGLIFGIENIVLIYFAAMAVIANQLTLGMVLAFVAYKGQIIERFSNVIEQIIQFKMMRLHLERISDITLTPVEENLHGIATNEQCLGKLELDNVCFQFQQGLPPLLNGINLTVESNDCIAITGLSGSGKTTLMKIMLGLLKPTSGRVLLDGKDIMQIGLQNYRKTIASVMQDDTLLAGSIADNISFFDPQPDLEKVAKCAKHAAIDADIRQMVMGYNTLVGDMGASLSGGQIQRILLARALYKSPTMLFMDEATSHLDKANEMYISKQIQLLSMTRIIIAHRQETIAQVDKVYTLVDGKLSEQCTDAKIAV; from the coding sequence ATGATGCAAGAAAAGGAACGGATACCTTTAAATTTCTCACTGTTTAAATCAGTCCCTATAATCTATCAAACCCAAATGTCTGAATGTGGGCTGGCATCACTGGCGATGATCGCGAGTTATTATGGTCACACCATAGACTTGGTATCTATTGGCAAGCGGTTTAACGCTGCTCAGCGTGGCATGAATTTGCAACAAATGATGGATGTTGCTAATCAACTAAATCTAGCTTGCCGTCCATTACAGTGCCCGTTAAATGAAATATACAAACTCTCTTTACCCTGTATTTTGCACTGGGATATGAACCACTTTGTGGTGCTTACCAAAATTATCGGAGATGGTCCAAATAGCAAAATCATTATACATGACCCTGCGAAAGGACAATGTCGATTGAGTCGGCAAGAATTTTCTGAGCATTTTACTGGAATTTGCTTAGAACTTACGCCAACTTCTTCATTTAAGCGACAAAAGCGTCGATCTTCATTTAAATTTTATCAATTATGGAGTCATATCACTGGTATCAAGTCGGGTTTGTTGAAGCTGATCTTGCTCAGTATTGTGTTGCAAGGATTGGCTTTATTATCGCCCTATTATATGCAATGGGTTATCGATGAAGTTGTGGTCAGTTATGATCGATCATTATTATTGGTGCTTGCGATCGGTTTTGGTTTTATCGTCATTGTTTCTAGCGTTACTAAGGCGCTGCGTAGCTGGCTGACATTGAGACTGTCTAGCCAGTTAAATATGCAAATGGGAATAAACGTTGTAAACCACTTACTGAGATTGCCAATGCAATATTTTGAATCAAGGCATGTAGGTGATGTTGTTTCTAGGTTTGGCTCTTTAGCACAAATTCGAGAACGAATAGCCAATGGTTTGGTTGAGACATTTATGGATGGTGTAATGTCTATTGCTGTACTTGTGGTGTTGTTTCTTTATTCGGTCAAACTCACCTGTGTAGTTATAGTGGCAATGATGGTCTATTTGCTACTTAGGCTGGCAATTTTTACTCCTTTTAAACAAGCTACTGCCACTGCAATTGAAAGCTCGGCAAAGGAGCAAAGCAATTTTTTAGAAAGTATTCGAGGCATACAAACAATCAAATTGTTTGCCAACGAATCGCAACGTCAAAGTCTATGGCAAAACCGTTACAGTGAGGTGATCAACGCCCATATTAGAGTGGGACGTTTATCGATCAGCTTTGAATTCATTAAAGGGCTTATTTTTGGTATCGAGAATATTGTACTCATATATTTTGCAGCGATGGCAGTGATTGCGAATCAATTAACTTTAGGCATGGTCCTGGCTTTTGTCGCCTATAAAGGGCAAATAATCGAGCGCTTTAGTAATGTGATCGAACAAATTATTCAGTTTAAGATGATGCGTCTTCACTTAGAGCGGATTAGCGATATAACGTTAACACCTGTTGAGGAAAACCTTCATGGCATCGCCACTAATGAGCAATGTCTAGGTAAATTAGAGTTAGACAATGTATGTTTTCAATTTCAACAAGGTCTTCCACCCTTGCTTAACGGTATTAATTTAACTGTCGAAAGCAATGATTGCATTGCCATAACTGGATTATCTGGTAGCGGTAAAACAACATTGATGAAAATAATGCTCGGTTTGCTAAAGCCAACATCGGGACGTGTGCTCCTTGATGGCAAAGATATCATGCAAATTGGTTTACAAAACTATCGAAAAACAATTGCCTCAGTAATGCAAGATGATACTTTATTGGCAGGTAGCATCGCCGACAATATCAGTTTTTTTGACCCTCAACCTGATTTGGAAAAAGTAGCTAAATGTGCGAAACATGCCGCGATTGATGCTGATATTAGGCAAATGGTGATGGGATATAACACTTTAGTTGGTGATATGGGAGCCAGTTTGTCCGGTGGTCAAATCCAACGTATTTTGTTAGCACGAGCATTGTATAAATCACCGACAATGTTGTTTATGGACGAAGCGACTAGCCATCTTGATAAAGCCAACGAAATGTATATATCCAAACAAATTCAATTATTGTCGATGACACGTATTATTATTGCTCATCGTCAAGAAACCATTGCCCAAGTAGATAAGGTATATACGCTAGTTGATGGTAAATTAAGCGAGCAATGCACTGACGCTAAAATAGCGGTTTAA
- a CDS encoding class IIb bacteriocin, lactobin A/cerein 7B family, with the protein MKVLNINEVHHVSGGIVPVIIGVGIAIDIYLYGFMKGIERGLAEG; encoded by the coding sequence ATGAAAGTATTAAACATCAATGAAGTACATCACGTATCTGGTGGCATTGTGCCAGTCATTATTGGCGTCGGAATTGCAATCGATATTTATTTGTATGGCTTTATGAAAGGGATTGAACGAGGCCTAGCAGAAGGTTAA
- a CDS encoding class IIb bacteriocin, lactobin A/cerein 7B family — protein MKELNVIEIQQVNGGIIPILIGVGKGLIAIGAVVTAGYALYNLGEEAGYDYISN, from the coding sequence ATGAAAGAGTTAAATGTTATTGAAATTCAGCAAGTTAATGGTGGCATTATCCCGATATTAATTGGTGTCGGTAAAGGCCTTATTGCTATCGGTGCGGTAGTCACAGCAGGTTATGCACTTTATAACCTAGGAGAAGAAGCTGGTTATGACTATATCTCAAATTAA
- a CDS encoding HlyD family secretion protein, with the protein MSLFRKQVLQSQSQRLPGAVSLSQPFSLKLCVLVTLSIFIFIITFLSVSNYSRKATVRGFLNPDKGLIKVFSPQLGIIGQLHVDNGEQVKRGQALATIVNPNSTILDSEQSSDLNAQLITQLEAKYQLVTFEQENLEQLKTTTLNKLKTREQYLKQQQQALVKQQHVLEQKKVLVDQQNLQFEKLYQQGHVSERDQKQQKQLLLEIKQEQLVLQRLMLNHKNEQAEIQYQWQVLPQQYLSKINALEGDKSEIKNRLMQLKNQQRYTVTASTSGQITSVQVVAGEAIDSSKPLMHILPSGAKLVATLLVPSRAVGFIQKGDIARLRFDAFPYQKFGMINSDIESIDQSIMLPNEVALPIALQEPSYQIKATLNEQYVSAYGQSFALRSGMLFEADVELEKRAVFEWLLEPLISLKGKIN; encoded by the coding sequence ATGTCTTTATTTAGAAAACAGGTATTACAAAGTCAGAGCCAAAGATTGCCGGGAGCGGTTTCTCTGTCGCAACCATTTTCACTTAAGCTTTGCGTGCTTGTAACGCTGTCTATCTTTATTTTTATCATTACGTTCTTAAGCGTTTCTAACTATAGCCGTAAAGCTACTGTGCGTGGATTTCTCAATCCAGATAAAGGCCTAATCAAAGTATTCTCTCCACAACTTGGAATCATCGGACAACTTCATGTTGATAATGGTGAACAGGTTAAGCGTGGCCAAGCTTTGGCAACAATTGTTAATCCTAACTCGACAATATTAGACAGTGAGCAAAGCAGTGATTTGAATGCGCAATTAATTACTCAATTAGAAGCGAAATATCAGTTAGTGACGTTTGAGCAGGAAAACCTAGAGCAATTAAAAACAACGACATTAAATAAACTTAAAACACGTGAACAGTATTTAAAACAACAGCAACAAGCCCTAGTAAAACAACAGCATGTTCTTGAACAGAAAAAAGTACTTGTCGATCAACAAAACCTTCAATTCGAGAAGCTGTACCAGCAGGGGCATGTTTCCGAGCGAGATCAAAAACAGCAAAAGCAGCTGTTACTTGAAATAAAGCAAGAGCAATTAGTATTGCAGCGATTAATGTTAAACCATAAAAACGAGCAGGCTGAAATACAATACCAATGGCAGGTATTACCGCAACAATACTTATCAAAAATTAACGCTTTAGAAGGTGATAAAAGCGAGATTAAAAATCGATTAATGCAATTGAAAAATCAACAACGCTATACCGTAACAGCAAGTACCTCTGGCCAAATTACATCGGTGCAAGTTGTCGCGGGCGAGGCCATTGATTCGAGCAAGCCTTTAATGCATATATTACCATCAGGTGCCAAATTAGTAGCGACCTTACTTGTGCCAAGTAGAGCCGTTGGATTTATCCAAAAGGGAGATATCGCTAGACTGAGGTTTGATGCTTTCCCTTATCAAAAATTTGGCATGATCAATAGTGATATTGAGAGTATAGATCAGTCAATTATGCTACCCAATGAAGTCGCATTGCCAATAGCGCTACAAGAGCCAAGTTACCAAATTAAAGCTACTTTAAATGAACAATATGTATCAGCCTATGGTCAGTCATTTGCATTAAGAAGCGGGATGCTATTTGAAGCTGATGTAGAGTTAGAAAAACGTGCGGTTTTTGAATGGTTGTTAGAGCCCTTAATTAGCTTAAAGGGAAAAATAAATTAA